In one window of Carassius carassius chromosome 38, fCarCar2.1, whole genome shotgun sequence DNA:
- the adgrl4 gene encoding adhesion G protein-coupled receptor L4, producing MEFFRSCPMKLLLFAAWFSSVLDPCSFDICQSCHQNASCIDSKSECRCRQGFTGDGINICQDDNECENETIMCGPNANCTNTIGDYYCTCVSGFTANGKLQFKTNDGTYCRDIDECMDAGRCGPFSKCNNTNGSFTCSCMRGYTSPAGPWFKPKRGTDCRENPKKHCHQDQRCINEAVNNTLERMINMSTPERLKEIRHQTSADLSPVLLMSYIKAMASHIQIPADEYEHPKEHINETITNLVFSVNNLVEKDEKVEWNRINEDLRKFYITTLLHTAEKETLALSAGYTHTTQMQVDAGEVEMKLYTFEPHQLHKCPVSTNIQGNSISLIPKNSKEENNNGSTSIVFIIYNNIGDLLKPADDPGVADYSRYAAVGEITVNSPVIAAAISNPKTFALNNVTFTLKHTEEIDPVHDETKCAFWEYSQSMMGHWSLDGCARTRVNATHTSCSCNHLTHFAILMSSAQANLLAHYNVLTRITQLGMVISIICLSLCIFTFWFFRDIQNTRTTIHKNLCCSLFMAQFIFLIGINKIAHKWFCSLIAGLLHYFFLAAFAWMCIEGIHLYLIVVGVIYNKGFLHRNFYLFGYGSPAVVVAISATLGYKYYGTNTVCWLSTENNFIWSFIGPACLIILVNLLAFAVIICKVYRHTAVKKPEISHYENIRSCTRGAIALLFVLGVTWTFGVMHILYETTLTAYLFTFANVFQGMFIFIFLCVLSRRIQEEYYRLFKNVPCCFEFMQ from the exons ATGGAGTTTTTCCGCAGTTGTCCAATGAAACTCCTGCTTTTTGCTG CTTGGTTTTCAAGTGTTCTGGACCCATGCAGCTTTGACATTTGTCAGTCGTGTCACCAGAATGCCAGCTGCATTGACTCCAAAAGTGAATGTCGCTGCAGACAAGGGTTCACTGGTGATGGGATCAACATTTGCCAGG ATGACAATGAGTGTGAGAATGAAACAATAATGTGTGGCCCAAATGCCAACTGCACCAACACTATTGGAGATTACTACTGTACCTGTGTGTCTGGATTCACTGCGAATGGAAAGCTGCAATTTAAAACTAATGATGGGACCTACTGTAGAG ATATTGATGAGTGTATGGATGCTGGTAGATGTGGACCCTTTTCAAAATGCAACAACACAAACGGCTCATTCACCTGCTCATGTATGAGAGGTTATACGTCCCCAGCAGGGCCCTGGTTTAAGCCTAAAAGGGGGACGGACTGCAGAG aGAACCCAAAGAAGCACTGCCATCAGGACCAGAGATGTATCAATGAGGCTGTTAACAACACACTGGAAAGA ATGATTAATATGTCAACTCCAGAGCGTCTGAAAGAGATAAGACATCAAACATCAGCTGACCTCTCTCCTGTTCTCCTCATGTCCTACATCAAGGCCATGGCCAGCCATATACAAATTCCTGCAGATGAGTATGAACATCCTAAGGAACACATCAATGAAACCATCACG AATCTGGTTTTCAGTGTGAATAACTTAGTCGAGAAGGATGAAAAGGTAGAATGGAATAGGATAAATGAGGATTTGAGGAAGTTTTACATCACCACACTCCTTCATACAGCAGAGAAGGAAACACTGGCGCTGTCTGCTGGGTACACACACACGACACAGATGCAGGTGGACGCCGGTGAAGTGG AAATGAAACTATACACATTTGAACCCCACCAATTACATAAGTGTCCAGTTTCAACAAACATCCAAGGAAACTCCATTTCACTGATCCCTAAGAATTCAAAAGAGGAAAACAATAATG GCAGCACCTCCattgtatttatcatttataacAATATTGGGGATCTTTTAAAGCCTGCTGATGACCCTGGTGTGGCCGATTACTCTCGCTATGCAGCAGTGGGTGAAATTACAGTAAATTCTCCAGTAATAGCAGCAGCCATCAGTAACCCAAAgacatttgcactgaacaatgtgaccttcactctcaaacacacagag GAGATAGACCCTGTCCACGATGAGACTAAGTGTGCATTTTGGGAGTATTCCCAGAGTATGATGGGACACTGGAGTTTGGACGGCTGTGCCCGCACTCGTGTGAATGCCACACACACCTCATGTTCCTGTAATCACCTGACACACTTCGCTATTCTCATGTCCTCTGCTCAAGCCAAT TTGCTTGCACACTATAATGTGCTGACGAGAATAACGCAGCTGGGAATGGTGATCTCCATCATCTGCCTGTCCCTGTGTATCTTCACCTTCTGGTTCTTCCGAGACATCCAGAACACCAGAACCACGATCCACAAGAACCTGTGCTGCAGCCTCTTCATGGCCCAGTTCATCTTCCTCATCGGGATTAACAAGATCGCACACAAG TGGTTCTGCTCTCTTATCGCTGGCCTGCTGCACTATTTCTTCTTGGCTGCATTTGCCTGGATGTGTATAGAGGGAATCCATTTATATCTCATCGTTGTTGGTGTCATCTATAACAAAGGGTTTCTCCACCGGAACTTCTACTTATTTGGTTACGGGAGTCCTGCCGTGGTTGTTGCAATATCTGCAACTCTTGGCTATAAATATTATGGCACCAATACCGt GTGTTGGCTGAGCACCGAAAATAACTTCATCTGGAGTTTCATAGGACCAGCCTGTCTAATCATTCTG GTTAATCTGCTGGCATTTGCTGTGATTATCTGTAAGGTTTATCGTCACACTGCAGTAAAGAAACCTGAAATCAGTCACTATGAAAATATCAg GTCTTGTACAAGAGGAGCTATTGCTCTCCTGTTTGTTCTGGGAGTTACCTGGACATTTGGTGTCATGCACATCTTATATGAGACCACCCTCACAGCATATCTCTTTACCTTTGCCAACGTGTTCCAAGggatgtttattttcatattcctTTGCGTTCTATCTAGGAGG ATTCAAGAGGAGTACTACAGATTATTCAAGAATGTTCCATGTTGTTTTGAGTTTATGCAATGA